In Silene latifolia isolate original U9 population chromosome X, ASM4854445v1, whole genome shotgun sequence, the following proteins share a genomic window:
- the LOC141617417 gene encoding uncharacterized protein LOC141617417 encodes MKAAQDRQKSYADVRRRPLEFEVGDKVFLKVSPMKGVKRFGVKGKLSPKYIGPYEVIKRIGAVAYKLDLPPSLGKVHDVFHVSQLRKYISDPSHVLQNEIPELEPSLSFEERPIKILDKKEKKLRSKVVPLVKVLWKCGDVEEETWEPEASMRAKYPSLFS; translated from the coding sequence atgaaagccgcccaagatcgtcaaaaatcctatgccgatgttcgccgtcgacccttggaatttgaagttggagataaagtgTTCTTGAAGGTGTCCCCGATGAAgggagtaaagagatttggagtcaaagggaagttgagtccgaagtacattggaccttatgaagtgataaagaggattggtgccgtggcttataagttggatttgcccccaagtttgggtaaagttcatgatgtctttcatgtttctcagcttaggaaatacattagcgaccctagtcatgtgttgcaaaatgagattcccgagcttgagcctagtctttccttcgaggagagaccgattaagattttggataagaaggagaagaagctaaggagcaaagtggtgcccttggtgaaggttttgtggaagtgtggtgatgtagaagaagagacttgggagccggaggcttccatgcgtgccaagtaccctagtttgttttcttaa